GgagggaacttctctggtggctcagatgggaaagaatctgcctgccattcaggagaccagggttccatccctgggtcaggaagatctcctgaagaaggaaatggcaacccactctggtattcttgcctagagaatcccatggacagaggagcctgagggctccagtccatggagtcataaagattCGCATATGACTGAGTGATAACACActctccctggtggcccactggttaagactttgcctttccagtgcaggggctgtgggtttcaaccctggtcagggggctaagatcccacatgtcttgcagccacaaaatcaaaacataaaatagaagcaatattgtaaaaacttgaacaaagacttttaaaatggtccacctcaaaaaaaaaaaaaaatttaaaaagacatgtaACACAGTGCTTCATACATAAAACTGCTTAGTGTTTGGGTGGTACTTACTGGGCTGGCCAAAATGCTCCTTTAggttttctataacatcttacaaccattttggccaacccaatattatcaGCTTCacagttatctttttatttttattttatatgaaaatcttCTCTTGCTTGCCCATTCAAGACAATCCACCTGCATCTGTGCCTCCACACCCATCTGATGCTCCCCATCTGCTTATAGATAGATTACCATTCTAAGGCATAGATAATGAGACAGATTTTATCACATGAGGTATAAAAAAGAGATCATGATGGCTCAAGTCTATGCAAGAGGGAGACAAAAACATTGAGGCAAAACAAATAGCCAGTGTGTATCAAACTCTATGAAGTGTGGGTATACTCACAAACCTAAATCCTTACAACAGTTCTAAGGAGATAGACATTATTACACCAGCCCTTTGTTCATATTTCTCCACCACCCAGCTGGCCATTAGAAGCCTAGAGAAGAGAATTTTCTGTGGAAGCTTCTCTGAATGGCAATCTTCAGCTCCTTATTCCTCAGACTGAAAATGATGGGGCTAAGAAAGGGGGTGAAGACTGTGTAGGTGGTGGCCAGCAGAGTGTTAAGGTCGATAGAATGGGGGCCCTTGGGTTTGAGGTAGATGATGGAGGCAAAACTGTAGTGCACGACCACTATGGTGAGGTGGGAGACACAGGTGGAGAAGGTCTTGTGCCGGCCCTCATTGGAGGGGATCCTCAGGATGGCAGCCACGATGAAGACATAGGAGAGGAAAATGAGGAATAAGCACCCCATCAGGGCTGTGACACAGACCAGGATCACACCTGTGGTGACAGCGGCTGTCCCCTTCCCACAGGCCAACTTCAAGAGGGCAAACACGTGACAGCCATAATGGTGAATCTCATTAGACCCGCAAAAGGTGAGGCGAAAAACTATCAATGTCAGTATCATCcccatgactgagccaccagcccAGCACCAGGACACAAGACGGGCACAGTCACGGGTGCTCATGAGCACGTTGTAGCGCAGgggggtggcagatggccacgtagcggTCGTAGCCCATGATCATGAGCAGGAAGGAGTGGGTGAAGCCAAACGTAAAGGAGAAGAACATCTGGCTGGCACAGGCCACAAAGGTGATGGAGCGGTGGGTGGAGAGCATGTCCGCCAGCATGCGAGGGGTGACTGCAACAGTGAACAGGATCTCGGAGGTGGAGAGGGCACACAAGAAGaggtacatgggggtgtggaggctgTGCTCCCTCCAGATGGTGCCCATGATGAGCAGGTTCCCCAGCAGTGTGAACAGGTACATCATCAGGAACAGCAGGAAGAAGGTGGGCAGGAAATGCTGAGGGAAGCTGGAGAAGCCAATGAGGATGAATTCAGACACTGTGCTGTAGTTCTGACTAGATGAGGATGCTGCACCTGGGGAGATCAGAAAGAGAATCAACAATGGTTAAAGCATAGGCTCTGATGTAGATCAAATGGAAATTTAAGAGCTGTGTACTATTTTAAATGTCCTTAATTTATCTGGGTCTCACCatctttatggagaaggcaatggcacctcactccagtactcttgtctggaaaatcccatggacggacaagcctggaaggctgcggtccatggggtcgctaggagtcagacacgactgagcgacttcacgttcacttttcactttcctgcattggagaaggaaatggcaacccactccagtgttcttgcctgaagaatcccaggggcgggggagcctggtgggctgccgtctccggggtcgcacagagtcggacacgaatgaagcgactaagcagcagcagcaccatcttcatcagtaaaatgggcgAAATCATAATACTTCTTAATATTCAGTCTTGTGATAAAGATAAACTGAGATTAAATGCTTACGTGTATCAAGTGCTTAAGACATAGTTTGGCCACTGGGTTCTCATTAgaatcttttctttcaaaagtaaatcataaaataaattcagaaatatttctaaTTGAATAGTTCAAACATCAAATATCAAAGTTTTAGGGTAAAATAATACTGGAGTTAAATATAcaaatttagatattttattaagaaattttaTCCAGGAAAAAAATGTGCTCAAATAAAGTCAAATTAGATATCTGGGAAAGATTAATAagatagagagacagaaagaaaagatacTAACAactaaacatgaaattaaaattaggaagtaaatataaatataatgaatattggaaattaacaaaaatagtaaaacagtATGTCAACAGATATGAAACTCTAGATGAAATGAATGAACTCTTAAAAGAGTGTAAAATTCCAAAAATGGCACAAGAAAAATTAGGAGTCccagatacataaatattttgtaaaagtttTAGTTAGGTAAAAAGCTTTCCTCCCTAAAATCATTTCCCCGATTGGGTTTGCAAGTAAGCTCTCTAAACTTTTAAGGAACAGTGGGTAAGTATCATATGCATGTTCttcaacaaacagaaaaatacatgaaattgcCCAGCTCATTGCATCAGGTTCATGCAATCTGGATTCTAAAACCAGGTAAGAATATTTGTAAGAGAAGATAATCATGAACTCATTTTATCTACTCATGcagatttaaaaattcatagtAGGATATAACCCAGTAAAATCTCAAGgtagtaaaaataatatattatgatCATGTAGCTTTGATTTATCCTATTAAtgacaaggatggttcaacatcaGAAAATCTATCATGTGATTCACTACATCAATaagctataaaagaaaaatcatttattaCTATTCCAAATAAGGCAGGAATAATGTCCTAATATTCAACttttattcacattaaaaaaaaaacaaactcttttGACCATGTGGGAAGGTGACTTTCATAGCTAGATTAAGAATATATACTAAATGTctgaaaaagagaggatatatgtatacagggATCTTCTTGATaccttagatggtaaagaatccacctgcaatgcaagagacccagtttcaatacctgagtcaagaagatcccttggagaagagaatggccagccactccagtattattgcttggaaaatccatggacagaggagcctggtgggctatggtccatgggggtcaTGGAGAGTTGAAAATGACCAAGcaactaagactttcactttttcgtatgtacacatatagctgattcactttgctgtacagcagaagctataATAACATAGTAAAGCAACtgaattccaataaaaataagtttaagaagagaaaatatacCATAAAGACAGCAAGTAGTATACTAATGGGGAAACTAGATGCATTATTTTAGGATCAAGAACAAGCCAAGCATACTTACTGTCTCTGTTGTTCTTTAACATGGAACTGAAAGTCATGAGGGGTGctacaagggaaaaaagaagatacaTAAGGATTGGAAGGGAAGACCTGAGCATCTATCTAGAAAAGATAGAAGAATAAAGATGTAACATGTTAGAACAATAAGAGATCACAAGGCTACATAAAGAAAGATGAACTTCCAAAGATTCATGATCTTTCTCATAATATTATATCTAATAATCATTCAAAGTATACAATTTtagttaaaatgaagataaaactcCCAATAGCAACAGCAGCTATACAGAAACCACTCTCAAGCATTTTTGTCTCAGGATATCTTTACACTAAAAAATTACTGAGGCCCCTAAAAGGTTTTTGTTTGAGTGGATTGTAACTATCAACTGTTACTATGCTAGAAATTAAAaccaagaattaaaaatatttaattattagtaCATTTAAAAGAACACTAAGAAAACTAGCACATGCTAATTTAAGTAACATATTTTAGTCAagtaacattttcagaaaaacttAAAGTGAGAAGAATGGCTTTGTTGCACTTTTTTTTGAATACACCTAATATGTGCCTTGTAGGAGACAATTTGATGGCAGTGTCTGCTTCTTCATTCAATCTAAAACATGTTGTTTTAGTTGAAGTAGATGATGAAAAACATTCTCATTGGTCGAATAAGGATCTCACAGACCTGCAGAATAGTTGTCAGGAACCCCAAGACGTCTTCACATCACATTCAGATTATCTCTGCTACAAAACAGCTGGAGTTAACCAGAAATGTAAATATTCCAAAGACTTGGGTCTGAGAACCACTGACTCACAAACTGAAAAGGGCACCTATGTAGGGTGAGAGCTAAAGACTCAGAAAGACAAACTGAGAAGACCTCAGGCAGCCTCCCGAGATGGAGCTCTTCCCTAATGACCTTCTCCCCAGAACTGACCTCCATTGCCAGGTTGGGTGATGCTTCCCACAACTGTAGGGTTCTTCCTTCCTACCATTCCCTCCAGGTCTCCCTCAGCCTGGCCTGCCTTTTCCATGAAGTGACCAGTAGGGAAGGGCAGAAGAATCTCAGCTGCGTGATGCTATCAGTGGTACCCATAAGCTGGGGTGGGCTTGGACCTCCTAGAGCAGATACTGTCTGCTTATTTCTGCTGTAGCCTTTCCTGCTGGCTGCTCCCTAGGGTCTCTTCAGGATGCCAGCCTAGAAGATCTGTCCTTAGAGTCTGGAGAGGCTGGCAGGGGCCACAAGGGATCTTCAGGGACTGCTGCCTCTAAATTTCCTCCAAATATCCACACACAAAAAGACTCCCTGCTTTCTGTATTCCGAGAAATCTCAGCCCATGTTCAGGGCTGAGAAGCTCCCAGGCATTGAGGAGACTAGGTTGGACACAGATAATGTCATCAACTTGGGATCAAGGAAGGGTCAGAGGTATGGCAGGAGCTGGAGAAATCCCAAGTGGGAATCAGTGACTCTGCCCTAGGGTGAGGGCagctggagggcttcccagacaaGGATAATTGAGAGCTGAATCTTGGATACAGGTTTCTCTTGGGCATTTTATTGTTCAACATCTCTGGTCAAATTGGATCATCTTACTTTTCTTCTCAGTCAAATTACACCCTATTCCCATGGTCCTGGTGACCTAGTCACATAGTCTGACATTCACATATGCGTCCTTGTTATGttataaaacacaaatatttggGGTTTTGGTGTTGTCCTTGGTCTCTGACCCTGTGATAAGAGTGTCTTTTGTATGCTAATGAGATGACTGGTGGCTGTGGGTTTATCCttataaaatgtcttttgtttGCAACTCAAATATTTGACCTCATCTTTTAAGttaacaatttacattccacaGAGGAATGTGAATTCCTGGATCCTCAATCATATATTCTGAAATTTCAGCATGGGAGTGAAACAGATATACGTGTTATGTGACCTCCACCAACATTTCCTTTCTGCATAATGAAGATACCTGTAGGTAGCCTCTGATCTCTCTTTGTGCCATCTTGAGATAGCCCTCTGCCCTTTAAACACACTACCCCAAAAGATACAACTTTAACACAGTAATGAGACATGTATGTGTTACTGAAAGTTAAGTGTGGGAAAAAGATTTCTGTAAGACATGAGATAACAACACACTTTTAACATGTGTACGTGCTTACCTAAGCATTGAtgcctcttccctttctccttccctctgtcacCCTTCTTTCTCCTCTAAATCACTCTTTACTTCTtactttttctccctccttcatTTTCGCTTCTACTTCTTCTCTCTTATAGCCCTGTAATTAATAAACAATTGCCATGGagacaaataatttatttatttattttttacatttgtcATAGCTAAAAAGATAGTTATAAAACACCGGACACAGTGCTTGATATAGAGAAAATTTTcaatgttttttggtttttataattattttctgttgttgttttttattttatattggtgggtaaagagaaaaataaagtcttttcttGCTTGTCCATTCAGAAAGAACCATGGGCATCAGGACCAACACTCATTCATGGGATGCTCCCTACTTGACCATAATACATGTTCTAAGACGTAGATGATGGGATGGAGTTTATCACACAGTGTCATGAAAGAGTGGTGCCAGAAGGACTGCcaatggaggaaaaataaatagctaGTATGGAATGTAGATATTTTAACACATCTGAATCCTTACCATAGTTCTACGGAGACAAATATTATGATCCTAGCCCTTTTCTTCACCACCCAACTGGTCATCAGGAGTTTAGAGAAGAGAATTTTCTGCGGAAGCTTCTCTGTATGGCGTTCTTCAGCTCCTTATTCCTGAAACTGAAAATGATGGGGCTAAGAAAGGGGGTGAAGACTGTGTAGGTGGTGGCCAGCAGAGTGTTACTGTCCATAGAATGAGGGCCCTTGGGTTTGAGGTAGATGATGGAGGCAAAACCGTAGTGCACGACCACTATGGTGAGGTGGGAGACACAGGTGGAGAAGGTCTTGTGCCGGCCCTCAGTGGAGGGGATCCTCAGGATGGCAGCCACAATGAAGACATAGGAGAGGACGATGAACAATAAGCACCCCATCAGGGCTGTGACACAGACCAGGATCACACCCATGGTGACAGAGGCTGTTTCCTTTCCACAGGCCAACTTCAACAGGGCAAGGACATGACAAGCAAAATGGTAAATCTTATTAGACCTACAGAAAGTGAGGTGGAAAACTATCAGTGTCACCATCATCCCCATGACCGAGCCTCCAGCCCAGCACCAAGACACAAGACGGGCACAGTCACGGGTGCTCATGAGCACGTTGTAGCGCAgagggtggcagatggccacatagcggtcatagccCATGATCATGAGCAGGAAGGAGTGGGTGAAGCCAAACGTAAAGGAGAAGAACATCTGGCTGGCACAGGCCACAAAGGTGATGGAGCGGTGGGTGGAGAGCATGTCCGCCAGCATGCGAGGGGTGACTGCAACAGTGAACAGGATCTCGGAGATGGAGAGGGCACACAGGAAGaggtacatgggggtgtggaggctgTGCTCCCTCCAGATGGTGCCCATGATGAGCAGGTTCCCCAGCAGTGTGAACAGGTACATCAGCAGGTACAGCAGGAAGAAGGTGGGCAGGAGCTGCTGAGGGAAGTTGGAGAAGCCAATGAGGTTGAATTCAGACACTGTGCTGTAGTTCTGTCCAGATGAGGATGCTTCATCTGGGGAGATCAGAAACAAGATGaaggcccagtggttaaaacagAGGTTCTAAAATAGGTTAAATGATAATTGAAGGCTTCTATATTATATAGCTACCTTCTTAACTTTTCTGGGTCTCAAAattttcatcagtaaaatggaataAATCATAATGGCTGTTATCATTCCataatgtgataaaaataaaatgagaccaGTATATTTAATGCTGAAGACATAGTTTAGCTCCTGGGTTTTCCACGGTGATGACAACATGaaaagttttcactttttggAGGTATTGGAGACAAACATAGGTGATCAGGATCATATTCTCTTGAATAATGTGCCTGTTGTAGGAAATACTTATCTGGTTCTCAAGGCTGTAAAATGTTTTTCCTCTCAGactctttgtcttttaattgataatttattacatccatatttattttaatactatATTAATGGAACTGTTTTTTCTGTGTTGTTTCATATTGATATTTCCTATTCTAAATGAGCTGAAcagaaaagtttgaaaacaaaTGGGTGGAAGAATATATGCCAGAAAAAATGTACCAAGTGACAGCTGAGGCAGTAATTTTGAAAACagacaaaatgaaatttaaagaaacagtAATTATCTTCCATTTACAATTGCAACTCAAAGCAtcaagtttccctggagaaatcTTCTGAGAAAGAAACCAAGCTTAGGACATCTTGTGCCAGTGTGAAAGGAAACTTTCAGTGAGTAATGGCTTAATGTGAAATGCATGCCAGAACCAGATTGCAAATGTGCCGACTAAGCTGATTGCCAGAATGAAGGATCATTGTACAAAGAATGGAGGAACAAGCTAAATGACACCACGAAGATGCAATCAGACAAATCTAGAGATGGAACATGCTACAGAACAATTGATTTTGTAATGTAGATATCACTCTCACTaaagaatatggaaaattcaAGGGACATAACAAGCAATTGCAATATACAGTCCTAGCTTGGATACTAGTTTAGATGAGCCAGTGTAAACTAATTTTAAGGCAACAGAGGAAATTTTCAATATATTATGAATGAATAATTAGGTGTAAATACTGTGAGATCATTATTAACTTAATTATTGAGcaggccaaaaagtttattcaggtttttctgtaatatcttatggaaaaacctgagtgAACTCTTTGGCAAcccaatattaattttaaatgtgatCTTGTGATTTTGTGCATGATGAAAGCATTCTTAGTTTAAATGcagactgaaattaaaaattacagagacacacacacattcacacttcaagagaaaaagaaaattattttattaagtatAGAAGAACATCATAATGATTGACTTAAATATCACTAATCTATGTAACTGTATACTTTGGAATAGGAAGTGATAAATAATCAGCATAATTTCAGTGAATAGATATAAACAGGAAAAGATAAATCAATATGAGTTACATAGATGTAATATGTAGCTAGATTTGCTCAAAGTATAGAAAGGTAACTTATGAATTATTAATTAGAATGCAattaataatatttgtaaatggtggcttagtaaagaatctgcccacaatgtgtgagacttgggttctatccctgggttgagaagatctcctagaCAGTGcattgtaacccactccagtattcttttctggagaatccccatggacagaggtgcctgtcaggctacagtccatgggattgcaaagagttggacatgactgagtgactaagaacagaaCAGCATAAATTAGTTATTGGATATATTTAGACTCTTAAATAAAGAGATAGTAAACAGTTTCTTTAAAGAGTTCATGGAACTTTTACAAAAACTGAACTTGTATATAGGACATAAAGACATTTTCCATGAATTTCAAGTATAAAAATGAGGTAGATTACAGTGCATTAAAAGTAGacattgttgtttagtagcttCTTAGATCCACTGTGTTTGGGAGCTAAAGGTTGTATTAAATAATACTTTGTAACAGTAGTAAAAtgtaaagtaaattttaatactttataaaattttataattaaataattgaaacacataatcacaaattttaaactaaatttgTACTATGAAAAAacacaggaggcaagaatatacaatggagaaaagacaatctctttaacaagtggtgctgggaaatctggtcaaccacttgtaaaagaatgaaagtagaacactttctaacaccatacacaaaaataaactcaaaatggattaaagatctaaacgtaagacgagaaactataaaactcctagaggagaacagaggcaaaacattctctgacatacatcacagcaggatcctctatgacccacctcccagagtaatggaaataaaagcaaaataaacaaatgggacctaattacacttaaaagcttctgcacaacaaaggaaactataagcaaggtgaaaagacagccttcagaatgggagaaaataatagcaaatgaagcaactgacaaacaactgatctcaaaaatacacaagcaactcctgcacctcattccagaaaaataaacgacccaatcaaaaaatgggccaaagaactaaatagacatttctccaaagaagacatacaggtggctaacaaacacatgaaaagatgctcaacatcactcattatcagagaaatgcaaatcaaaaccactatgaggtaccatttcacgccagtcagaatggctgcgatccaaaagtctacaagcaataaatgctggagagggtgtggagaaaaaggaaccctcttacactattggtgggaatgcaaactagtatagccactctggagaacagtgtggagattccttaaaaaactggaaatagaactgccatatgacccagcaatcccactgctgggcatacacaccaaggaaaccagaattgaaagagacacgtgtaccccaatgttcatcgcagcactgtttacaatagccaggacatggaagcaacctagatgtccatcagcagatgaatggataagaaagctgtggtacatatatacaatggaatattactcagcatgatactggatgcttggggctggtgccctgggatgacctagagggattggatggggtgggaggtgggagaggggtttgggatggagaacacatgtacacctgtggcggattcaagccaatgtatggcaaaaccaacacaatattgtaaagtaaaaaaaaaaaacaaaaaacacacagctTTCAATATATTTATGGAGAAATTTTTACAAGAAGAAAGTCATGCTTAATAAAATCAAAATCAGGTTGTTGTAGAAGATTAAAACAAGGAGAAGATGCcaataagaaaacacaaaaaataaaattgaaaaataactaGAGAaataatggatatttttaaattaataaagatagaaaaatacaAGTTAGGAAATTTGAAATAATACACTAAGGAAATAAGTTTAGAATATATATGGAAATGTAGCTTAGAAAACTATTAAATTCCAAATCTGGTGCTAGAAAAAATAGAGACCTTGGGGACTCAAGTCAAttttgaggaaactgaaaaatttGATGAAATGCAGTCATTCCTCAATAACCTTGGCCCCAGTGGGTTTTCAGGTAACCTCTCTTAAATTTTTAAGGAACATTTGAGGAGTATCTTATACTCATTTCTAAAAGCCAGAAAAATCATATGAAGTATGCTCTCCCCTTTTCATTAAGTTAATGCAATCTTGGTTCTAAATCAAGTTGAATgctaataagaaatgaaaattatgggTCCATTTCACCTACCCatgcaaagttttaaaaactaagtgttcttgcctggagaatcccagggatgggggagcttggtgggctgctgtctatggggtcgcacagagtcggacatgacttaagcaacttagcagcagcagcagcaagaagacaTAGCCTAGTcaaatccattcttttttcaaaagTAGTGTACGATGATAAAGTGTTTTGACTTCTCCCGTACATGACAAGAATGGTGCAACATCAGAAAACCTACCATCTGACTCATCAGGTGAATAAACTAAAGcaaaaaatcatataattattTCTATCAAGGCAGGAATCTATTTCCTAAAATTCCAGTCctatatttatgattttaaaaattggcatGTATTTAATATAAGTattagtatatatacataaaatattgttttatatatacaacataatgaatgatatatatatgtgtgtgtatatatatacacacacacatatatttacatatacacacacaatcagttatgattttaaaaagcctCCACAACATGTTACGGAAAGGGATTTTCTTAGCTAGGTAAAGAATATACACTTtaagtactggcacaaaacagacacaTACAATCAATTGAACCGAATGGAGAGATcataaataaacccacacacctatgttCATTTAATCTATGACAAAATAGACCAGAATATAaattggagaaaagatagtctcttcaataagtgttgCTGGAAAAACTGAACTAggtgtaaaacaatgaaattagaacattttctcacaacatattaaaaaataaactgaaatggattaaagacgtaAATGTCTTTACCTCTCCCACGAAATTCCTGGgagaaaacatgggcagaacatgtttgacataaattatagcaatatttTTGTCTcctaaaccaaaagaaaaagcagaaataagtgaatggaacctaattaactttaaaagcttttgcacagcaagggaaacatggacaaaacaagaaaacagcctacagaatggaagaaaatatgactgaaaagg
The nucleotide sequence above comes from Bos indicus isolate NIAB-ARS_2022 breed Sahiwal x Tharparkar chromosome 7, NIAB-ARS_B.indTharparkar_mat_pri_1.0, whole genome shotgun sequence. Encoded proteins:
- the LOC109560879 gene encoding olfactory receptor 10H3-like, with protein sequence MDEASSSGQNYSTVSEFNLIGFSNFPQQLLPTFFLLYLLMYLFTLLGNLLIMGTIWREHSLHTPMYLFLCALSISEILFTVAVTPRMLADMLSTHRSITFVACASQMFFSFTFGFTHSFLLMIMGYDRYVAICHPLRYNVLMSTRDCARLVSWCWAGGSVMGMMVTLIVFHLTFCRSNKIYHFACHVLALLKLACGKETASVTMGVILVCVTALMGCLLFIVLSYVFIVAAILRIPSTEGRHKTFSTCVSHLTIVVVHYGFASIIYLKPKGPHSMDSNTLLATTYTVFTPFLSPIIFSFRNKELKNAIQRSFRRKFSSLNS